Proteins from a single region of Belliella baltica DSM 15883:
- a CDS encoding c-type cytochrome translates to MKLIKSIYVIATAGVALGLASCGASGDNPGYEYAPQMYNSVPYEGLTQIVNEDEGQWLSTREDEKGEFFNSNVNNPNRMNMREPVANTVPRTKDGMLPYRLKAFELEKAAEIQNPVELTDQVLAEGQQLYLQYCTACHGINGEGDGLAGQVIGGVANLKGGAYVNLPEGHIFHVIMKGKGRMGAHGSQIPQERIWKIVHYVKQEIQKQ, encoded by the coding sequence ATGAAATTGATAAAATCCATATATGTTATCGCTACTGCAGGAGTTGCCTTAGGGCTTGCCTCTTGTGGTGCTTCTGGAGATAATCCGGGATACGAATATGCTCCGCAAATGTATAACTCTGTTCCTTACGAAGGTTTAACACAGATTGTAAATGAAGATGAAGGTCAATGGTTGTCTACTAGAGAAGACGAAAAAGGCGAATTCTTCAATTCAAACGTCAACAATCCTAATAGGATGAACATGAGAGAGCCTGTTGCCAATACCGTTCCTAGAACAAAAGATGGTATGCTTCCTTATAGATTGAAAGCATTTGAATTAGAAAAAGCTGCAGAAATTCAAAATCCAGTTGAGTTGACAGATCAGGTTCTTGCAGAAGGGCAACAATTATATCTTCAATATTGTACAGCATGTCATGGCATTAATGGAGAAGGTGATGGTTTAGCTGGTCAAGTAATTGGTGGTGTTGCTAATCTTAAAGGTGGTGCTTATGTAAATCTTCCTGAAGGTCACATTTTCCATGTTATCATGAAAGGTAAAGGAAGAATGGGTGCACACGGGTCTCAAATTCCTCAAGAAAGAATTTGGAAAATTGTTCACTATGTTAAACAAGAAATTCAGAAGCAATAA
- the nrfD gene encoding NrfD/PsrC family molybdoenzyme membrane anchor subunit: MQVTSSVREPLITGGKTLKDVTHDVSRQVEGKPSLGWILGLLVAVGTLLLGSLALVATLWEGIGMWGLNKTIGWAWDITNFVWWVGIGHAGTLISAVLLLFRQKWRMAINRAAEAMTIFAVICAAMFPVIHMGRPWLGAYWALPLPNTFGSLWVNFNSPLLWDVFAISTYFSVSLVFWYIGLIPDFATIRDRATGLRKTIYGALSFGWDGAAKTWSRYESVALILAGLATPLVLSVHTIVSFDFATSVIPGWHTTIFPPYFVAGAIFSGFAMVLTLMIITRKVFKLEDYITIGHIELMNIVIIITGSIVGIAYITEFFIAWYSGVAAEQYAFINRAFGPYWWAYWSMMTCNVISPQLFWIKKIRTSIVATFALSIVVNIGMWFERFVIIVTSLHRDYLPSSWAMFYPTISDVGVYLLTFGLFFTLFLLFAKFFPVINMAEVKSIVKSSSEKVNK, translated from the coding sequence GACGTCACACACGACGTATCAAGACAGGTAGAAGGAAAACCATCTTTAGGTTGGATTCTTGGTCTCTTAGTCGCAGTGGGTACCTTATTGTTAGGGAGTCTTGCACTGGTAGCGACCCTTTGGGAAGGTATTGGTATGTGGGGTCTAAATAAGACTATAGGCTGGGCATGGGATATCACTAACTTCGTATGGTGGGTTGGTATCGGTCACGCTGGCACTTTGATTTCCGCAGTATTGCTATTATTTAGACAGAAATGGAGAATGGCGATCAACAGAGCTGCTGAAGCAATGACGATTTTCGCTGTTATCTGTGCTGCAATGTTCCCGGTAATTCACATGGGTAGACCATGGTTGGGAGCTTATTGGGCACTTCCTTTGCCAAATACTTTTGGTTCACTTTGGGTGAATTTCAACTCTCCACTTCTTTGGGACGTATTTGCAATTTCTACTTATTTCTCAGTATCCTTAGTGTTTTGGTATATTGGTTTGATTCCTGATTTTGCTACGATTAGAGATAGAGCAACTGGGTTAAGAAAGACCATTTACGGAGCACTTTCTTTTGGATGGGATGGCGCAGCGAAGACTTGGAGCAGATATGAATCTGTTGCTTTGATCTTAGCTGGTTTAGCTACTCCTTTGGTATTGTCAGTTCACACAATTGTATCTTTTGACTTTGCTACTTCAGTTATCCCTGGATGGCACACGACTATCTTCCCTCCATATTTCGTGGCAGGTGCGATTTTCTCAGGATTTGCAATGGTATTGACCTTGATGATCATCACAAGAAAAGTATTCAAACTAGAAGATTATATCACGATTGGACACATTGAGTTGATGAACATAGTAATCATCATCACAGGTTCTATTGTAGGTATCGCTTATATCACTGAATTTTTCATCGCTTGGTATTCAGGTGTAGCAGCAGAACAATATGCATTCATCAACAGAGCATTTGGTCCCTATTGGTGGGCTTACTGGTCTATGATGACATGTAATGTGATTTCACCACAATTGTTCTGGATCAAGAAAATTAGAACTTCTATTGTAGCAACCTTTGCTTTGTCAATTGTAGTGAATATAGGAATGTGGTTCGAGCGATTTGTGATCATCGTTACTTCTCTTCACAGAGATTACTTACCATCTTCATGGGCGATGTTCTACCCAACGATTTCGGATGTAGGAGTTTATCTATTAACATTTGGATTGTTCTTTACCCTCTTCTTGTTATTTGCCAAATTCTTCCCGGTAATCAACATGGCTGAGGTGAAATCTATCGTTAAGTCTTCTTCAGAAAAAGTAAATAAATAA
- a CDS encoding cytochrome c oxidase subunit II: MYGFLIAVGILLLLSIIWMVYRIQTLVSVVKGSDKKIASSSNKVNAILFVVFLLVGGGLMFWYSIKEFDNYNLPLASEHGAITDNLFWITMAVTGIVFIITHILLFWFPYKYQYNEKRKATFYPDNNKLEVIWTIVPAFVLALLVIGGWKAWSDITAPAPENSHVVEIMGYQFAWEVRYPGMDNVLGNHDYRLINEVNNLSGVDFSDKNSLDDFASPVVYIPKGEPVLFKIRARDVLHSVFAPHMRLKMDAVPGMPTRFWFTPTLTTEEMRAQLGNEDFEYEIACTEICGRGHFSMKKIIKVVTPEEFEKWKSEQKPYIVNNPALVENLSVELKELADITISEHK, encoded by the coding sequence ATGTACGGATTTCTTATTGCAGTAGGTATTTTGCTTTTGCTATCCATAATTTGGATGGTTTACAGAATTCAGACATTGGTCTCGGTTGTAAAAGGCTCTGATAAAAAAATTGCTTCAAGTAGTAATAAGGTTAATGCTATTCTATTTGTAGTATTCCTCCTTGTTGGTGGTGGTTTAATGTTCTGGTATTCAATTAAAGAGTTTGATAATTACAATCTTCCTTTAGCTTCTGAACATGGAGCCATCACGGATAATCTTTTCTGGATTACAATGGCTGTAACTGGAATTGTGTTTATTATTACTCACATTTTATTGTTCTGGTTTCCATACAAATATCAGTATAATGAAAAGCGTAAAGCGACTTTTTATCCAGATAACAACAAATTAGAGGTTATCTGGACAATTGTTCCTGCTTTTGTTCTTGCATTATTGGTAATTGGGGGTTGGAAAGCTTGGTCTGACATCACAGCGCCTGCACCAGAAAATTCACATGTTGTCGAAATTATGGGGTATCAATTCGCTTGGGAAGTAAGATATCCAGGAATGGATAATGTTTTAGGTAACCATGACTATAGGTTAATTAATGAAGTAAATAATTTGTCTGGTGTAGATTTCTCAGATAAGAATTCTTTAGATGATTTTGCTTCACCTGTAGTTTACATCCCGAAAGGAGAGCCTGTCTTATTTAAAATAAGAGCAAGAGATGTTTTACATTCAGTATTCGCTCCGCACATGAGGTTGAAAATGGACGCTGTACCAGGAATGCCAACAAGATTTTGGTTCACTCCTACATTGACTACTGAAGAAATGAGAGCACAACTAGGAAATGAAGATTTTGAATATGAAATCGCATGTACTGAAATTTGTGGTCGTGGTCACTTCTCAATGAAAAAAATCATTAAGGTTGTAACACCTGAAGAGTTCGAAAAGTGGAAGTCAGAACAGAAACCATATATAGTTAATAACCCAGCTCTTGTGGAGAATTTATCTGTAGAACTAAAAGAATTGGCTGATATTACTATCAGTGAACATAAGTAA
- a CDS encoding DUF3341 domain-containing protein has product MERDKNFVLGVFEDEDVLLDAVSKVRESGVKIHEVYSPFPVHGIDDVLGYKRSRLPIAAFLFGILGTTLALTMQFYMMKIDWPMIIGGKDYAGLPNFIPVTFELTVLLAAFGMVGVFMISSNLKPWAQPRIFDLRITDDKHVMAIDLATNASIGEAQIGEILKSSGASEVNNKSFD; this is encoded by the coding sequence ATGGAAAGAGATAAGAATTTTGTCCTCGGTGTATTTGAAGATGAGGATGTGTTGTTAGACGCTGTATCCAAAGTAAGAGAGAGCGGCGTGAAGATTCATGAAGTTTATTCTCCTTTTCCTGTTCATGGAATTGACGATGTACTAGGTTACAAAAGAAGTAGACTTCCTATTGCAGCATTTCTTTTCGGAATCTTAGGGACTACATTGGCTTTGACCATGCAGTTTTACATGATGAAAATTGACTGGCCTATGATTATCGGTGGTAAAGATTATGCAGGTCTTCCAAACTTTATCCCGGTAACTTTCGAATTAACTGTTCTCTTGGCAGCATTCGGTATGGTTGGTGTGTTTATGATTTCTTCCAACTTGAAGCCTTGGGCTCAGCCTAGGATCTTTGACTTGAGAATTACAGATGATAAGCACGTAATGGCAATTGATTTGGCTACCAATGCTTCAATAGGTGAGGCTCAAATAGGAGAGATTTTGAAATCTTCCGGAGCTTCAGAAGTGAATAATAAAAGTTTTGATTAG